One region of Candidatus Baltobacteraceae bacterium genomic DNA includes:
- a CDS encoding RidA family protein produces the protein MSDVVRPDGWPQPRGYSDGILATGRLLFVAGQIGWNERGEFVSDDFGEQTAQALRNVVAIVAAAGGRPEQIVRLTWYVTDKRAYRNALAQIGAAYRTIVGAHYPAMTLVQVAALLEDRALVEIEATAVL, from the coding sequence ATGAGCGACGTCGTACGCCCCGACGGGTGGCCGCAACCGCGCGGCTACAGCGATGGCATCCTCGCCACCGGCCGCCTGCTTTTCGTCGCCGGACAGATCGGATGGAACGAGCGCGGCGAATTCGTCAGCGACGATTTCGGCGAGCAGACCGCGCAGGCGCTGCGCAACGTCGTCGCGATCGTCGCGGCGGCCGGCGGCCGGCCCGAGCAGATCGTTCGCCTCACGTGGTACGTGACCGATAAACGCGCGTACCGCAACGCGCTCGCGCAGATCGGCGCCGCGTATCGCACGATTGTCGGTGCGCACTATCCCGCGATGACGCTCGTGCAGGTGGCGGCGCTGCTCGAAGATCGCGCGCTCGTCGAGATCGAGGCTACCGCGGTTCTCTAG
- a CDS encoding alpha/beta hydrolase, whose amino-acid sequence MNDLVHRFIEHDGVRLCLERRGDGPRHILFAHGWISARRMWYDVADRLDARAYSLHLLDFRGCGLSDRPMDGHELEGYTADLRAALAAVDAPVTLVGHSMGGKIAQYLATQRPANLERLILLAPGTAHAVRLNEKHRRLSLDAFGNRQKIEAFQRAAMARTISEASLARIVDDALVGQREAWFGWYDRGRTAEFFDRLALIDVPTIAVAGAKDPLAPPNRVKKDVAEAIAGCLFLTLRNAGHNLPVESPDEVAGIIERFRA is encoded by the coding sequence ATGAACGATTTGGTGCATCGGTTTATCGAGCACGACGGCGTGCGGCTCTGCCTGGAGCGTCGCGGCGATGGTCCGCGTCACATCCTCTTCGCGCACGGTTGGATCAGCGCGCGCCGCATGTGGTACGACGTCGCCGACCGGCTCGACGCGCGCGCGTACTCGCTGCACTTGCTCGATTTTCGCGGCTGCGGTCTCTCCGATCGCCCGATGGACGGGCACGAACTCGAAGGCTATACCGCAGATCTGCGAGCGGCGCTCGCCGCCGTCGATGCGCCGGTGACGCTCGTGGGCCATTCGATGGGCGGCAAGATCGCGCAGTATCTTGCAACGCAACGGCCCGCGAATCTCGAACGGCTGATTCTGCTCGCGCCGGGAACCGCGCACGCGGTTCGACTCAACGAAAAGCATCGCCGGCTTTCGCTCGATGCTTTCGGCAATCGACAAAAGATCGAGGCGTTTCAGCGCGCGGCGATGGCGCGGACGATTTCGGAGGCGAGTCTGGCGCGGATCGTTGACGACGCGCTCGTCGGTCAGCGCGAGGCCTGGTTCGGCTGGTACGATCGCGGACGGACCGCCGAATTCTTCGACCGCTTAGCGCTGATCGACGTGCCGACGATCGCCGTGGCCGGTGCGAAGGATCCGCTCGCGCCGCCGAACCGCGTCAAGAAAGACGTGGCGGAAGCGATCGCCGGCTGTCTCTTTCTCACCCTTCGCAACGCGGGTCATAACCTGCCCGTCGAATCGCCGGACGAAGTGGCCGGTATCATCGAACGCTTTCGCGCCTAG
- a CDS encoding DUF3311 domain-containing protein has protein sequence MKKRFWYWLLLVPFVATLWVPFYARRDPVVFGFPFFYFYQFLWIVLCALIVWIVYLATREPADG, from the coding sequence ATGAAGAAGCGCTTCTGGTATTGGCTGCTGCTCGTGCCGTTCGTCGCTACGCTGTGGGTGCCGTTTTACGCCCGCCGCGATCCGGTCGTGTTCGGATTCCCGTTCTTTTATTTCTACCAGTTTCTCTGGATCGTGCTGTGCGCGTTGATCGTGTGGATCGTGTACCTCGCCACGCGGGAGCCGGCGGATGGCTAG
- a CDS encoding DMT family transporter, which translates to MKPGRFLIYLGLLYVVSCWALNSVILKRTLEDFSPLALTGLRFVIMTPLALLLAKLRGERIHIERRDLPILIACAACGYGVYQYLWIVGLAHTTAFASALFGSLTPILTLGIVAATGHERVRSGRWSGAILAIVGVAVFEGAFSGRFSVRLGDGLTLGAALVFALYNVLSARLLGRYSPLSLLAITMFFGMLMILPGAIPAFVHQDFTRVTPADWGAFAYATLFPVLLTYPVWSYGITQLGAGRTSLFAYLLPILAGVFSVLILHSHITGYEIAGIAICIAGMALSQLIGGVSLTALWAQRTLPVER; encoded by the coding sequence GTGAAGCCCGGACGATTCCTCATCTACCTCGGACTCCTCTACGTCGTCAGCTGCTGGGCGCTCAATTCGGTTATTCTCAAACGCACGCTCGAGGATTTTAGTCCGCTCGCCTTGACCGGTCTGCGCTTCGTCATCATGACGCCGCTCGCACTCTTGCTCGCCAAACTTCGCGGCGAGCGGATTCACATCGAGCGGCGCGATCTGCCGATCCTCATCGCCTGCGCCGCCTGCGGATACGGCGTCTATCAGTATCTGTGGATCGTCGGGCTCGCACATACGACCGCGTTCGCGTCGGCACTCTTCGGCAGCCTGACGCCGATTCTCACGCTCGGCATCGTGGCGGCCACCGGTCACGAGCGCGTTCGCAGCGGACGCTGGTCCGGCGCGATCCTCGCGATCGTGGGCGTCGCCGTCTTCGAGGGCGCCTTCTCGGGGCGCTTCAGCGTGCGTTTGGGCGATGGTCTGACGCTCGGCGCGGCGCTCGTGTTCGCGCTCTACAACGTGCTCAGCGCGCGCCTGTTGGGGCGCTATTCGCCGCTCTCGCTGCTGGCGATCACGATGTTCTTCGGCATGCTGATGATTCTGCCCGGAGCCATACCGGCATTCGTACATCAGGATTTCACCCGGGTCACGCCGGCGGACTGGGGCGCCTTCGCCTACGCCACGCTTTTTCCGGTTTTATTGACCTATCCGGTCTGGAGCTACGGCATCACCCAGCTCGGCGCGGGGCGGACCTCGCTCTTTGCTTATCTGCTGCCGATCCTCGCCGGCGTCTTCAGCGTCCTGATTCTGCATTCGCATATCACCGGCTACGAGATCGCCGGGATCGCGATCTGTATTGCGGGGATGGCACTCTCGCAATTGATCGGCGGCGTCTCGCTCACGGCATTGTGGGCCCAGCGGACGCTGCCCGTGGAGCGCTGA
- a CDS encoding sodium:solute symporter, which yields MASGTIVLIVLVLGVTVLGFLAARWGGANLTNLDQWALGGRSFGTIVTWFLLGGDLYTAYTFIAVPALAFGAGAIAFFAVPYTTIAYPFAFLVMARFWTIAKKRGYVTSADFVRDRFGSRWLELAIAITGVLATMPYIALQLIGMQTVLERSGIAASHDSALLMLIVAFVLLGAYTFTSGLRAPAMIAFVKDTLIYVTVIAAIVIIPAKLGGWGHIFDAAATALAAKPTPGSIVIGPHMYFAYASLALGSAFALFLYPHSMTSLLSAKSADVIRRNCALLPLYSIMLTFLALLGYCALAAGIHETNNNFAVPDLFNRFFPNWFTGVAFAGIIIGALVPAAIMAIGAANLFASNIVQSFNGRQTRAGGASNLARYISLAILLGALVIATGVQPKFSINFQLLGGAWMLQIFPAVVLGLYTRWFHSNALLAGWFAGMLTTAIMAYATNFAAVFSLSFLGTSIPGAILLYAFIVNLIVSVVFTWIFRAANVPAGGDLTATADYA from the coding sequence ATGGCTAGCGGTACGATCGTTCTTATCGTCCTCGTTTTGGGCGTCACCGTGCTGGGCTTCCTGGCGGCGCGCTGGGGCGGTGCGAACCTCACGAACCTCGACCAGTGGGCGCTCGGCGGCCGATCCTTCGGCACGATCGTTACGTGGTTCTTGCTCGGCGGCGACCTCTACACCGCGTACACGTTTATCGCCGTTCCGGCGCTCGCGTTCGGGGCCGGCGCCATTGCGTTTTTTGCGGTGCCGTACACGACGATCGCCTATCCTTTCGCGTTTCTCGTCATGGCGCGCTTCTGGACGATTGCTAAGAAGCGCGGCTACGTGACGAGCGCGGATTTCGTCCGGGATCGCTTCGGCAGCCGCTGGCTCGAACTCGCGATCGCGATCACGGGCGTACTCGCCACGATGCCGTACATCGCACTGCAGCTCATCGGCATGCAGACCGTTCTCGAGCGCAGCGGTATCGCCGCGTCGCACGATTCGGCGCTGCTCATGCTGATCGTGGCGTTTGTCTTGCTCGGAGCCTACACGTTCACGAGCGGACTTCGCGCGCCGGCGATGATCGCGTTCGTTAAAGATACGCTCATCTACGTCACCGTCATCGCCGCGATCGTCATTATTCCGGCGAAGCTCGGCGGCTGGGGTCACATTTTCGACGCGGCCGCAACGGCGCTTGCGGCCAAGCCGACCCCGGGTTCGATCGTCATCGGTCCGCACATGTATTTCGCTTATGCCTCGCTCGCGCTCGGCTCCGCGTTCGCGCTCTTTCTCTACCCGCATTCGATGACGAGCCTGCTCTCGGCCAAAAGCGCCGACGTGATTCGGCGCAACTGCGCGTTGCTGCCGCTCTATAGCATCATGCTGACCTTCCTAGCGCTTTTGGGGTACTGCGCGCTAGCCGCGGGGATTCACGAAACCAACAACAACTTCGCGGTGCCCGATCTCTTCAATCGCTTCTTTCCCAACTGGTTTACGGGCGTCGCGTTCGCGGGCATCATCATCGGCGCGCTCGTACCGGCGGCGATCATGGCGATCGGCGCCGCCAATCTGTTTGCAAGCAACATCGTCCAATCGTTTAACGGTCGCCAGACGCGAGCCGGCGGCGCGAGCAACCTCGCGCGCTATATCTCGCTCGCTATCTTGCTTGGCGCGCTCGTTATCGCAACCGGCGTACAGCCGAAGTTCTCGATTAACTTCCAGCTTCTCGGCGGCGCGTGGATGCTGCAGATCTTTCCGGCGGTGGTTCTCGGGCTCTATACGCGCTGGTTCCATTCCAACGCCCTGCTCGCCGGGTGGTTTGCAGGCATGCTGACGACCGCGATCATGGCCTACGCGACCAACTTCGCGGCGGTCTTCTCGCTTTCGTTTCTCGGAACGTCGATTCCAGGAGCCATCTTGCTCTACGCTTTTATCGTTAATCTCATCGTCAGCGTCGTCTTCACGTGGATCTTCCGCGCGGCCAACGTGCCGGCGGGCGGCGACCTGACCGCTACGGCGGACTACGCATGA
- a CDS encoding prepilin-type N-terminal cleavage/methylation domain-containing protein yields MKSHLRSQRGFTLVEAAVSVALVAIAAGGALWALAAFGKYGTHQAGPHRTAALAFARSLVGVAQDAWKYGQPGISPSGSWQTALPLAVPDAPPTTMPVAITAAYRQLQTPDPAGIDPTLPSAEVTITLTYPPDPDHADSGSVSQRATLHVRAPAPGTRIAPAGLVPEPAGAP; encoded by the coding sequence GTGAAATCGCATCTCCGCAGTCAGCGCGGATTTACGCTCGTCGAAGCCGCCGTATCGGTCGCGCTCGTGGCAATCGCGGCCGGCGGCGCGCTCTGGGCGCTGGCCGCGTTTGGAAAGTACGGCACGCATCAAGCCGGACCGCATCGTACCGCCGCGCTCGCGTTCGCACGCTCGCTGGTCGGCGTCGCGCAGGACGCGTGGAAGTACGGCCAGCCTGGGATTTCACCCTCGGGCAGTTGGCAGACGGCGCTGCCGCTGGCCGTTCCCGATGCGCCGCCCACGACGATGCCGGTCGCGATTACGGCCGCATACCGCCAACTGCAGACGCCGGATCCTGCGGGGATCGATCCGACGCTTCCCAGCGCCGAGGTGACGATCACGCTAACCTATCCGCCCGATCCCGATCACGCCGATTCGGGCAGCGTTTCGCAGCGCGCGACCCTTCACGTGCGGGCGCCCGCGCCCGGGACCCGGATCGCTCCCGCGGGTCTCGTGCCCGAACCGGCGGGCGCTCCGTAG